One window of the uncultured Paludibaculum sp. genome contains the following:
- the serB gene encoding phosphoserine phosphatase SerB gives MSNSGASSALLIHITGQDKPGLTHALTEILAWYNVRILDIGQAVIHDGLALGILVELTQEMRSSALLTELLLTAHQLGVQIKFSASSADEYDAWVSAQSKQRFIVTVLGPTIEAAHISKVSGILTEGGLNIDRIDRLSSRSPLTVPPEPTRFCVEFSTSGGVAVREDEVRTKLAALTEEAEIDIAFQHDSVFRRNRRLVAFDMDSTLIQGEVIDELAREAGVGEQVRAITESAMRGELDFQASFRRRVALLKGLPEEALQRVIERIPLTDGAERLVSTLKRLGYKTAILSGGFTFFGRVLQQRLGIDSLHANTLAIAGGVVTGEVVDDVVDGARKAQLLQDLARREGLSLEQVIAVGDGANDLPMLRLAGLGIAFRAKPVVRANAKQALNSLGLDGILYLVGVRDREV, from the coding sequence ATGAGTAATTCCGGCGCCTCCAGCGCCCTGCTGATCCACATCACCGGCCAGGATAAGCCGGGTTTGACCCACGCGTTGACCGAGATTCTGGCCTGGTACAACGTCCGGATTCTGGATATCGGGCAGGCGGTGATTCACGACGGGCTCGCCCTGGGGATTCTGGTGGAGCTGACGCAGGAGATGCGGTCGTCGGCACTGCTGACGGAGCTGCTGCTGACCGCGCATCAACTGGGGGTCCAGATCAAGTTTTCGGCCTCGTCGGCGGACGAGTACGACGCCTGGGTGTCGGCACAGAGCAAGCAGCGGTTTATCGTCACCGTGCTGGGGCCCACTATCGAGGCCGCGCACATTTCCAAGGTCAGCGGGATTTTGACCGAGGGCGGGTTGAACATCGACCGGATCGACAGGCTGTCGTCGCGGTCTCCTCTGACAGTTCCTCCAGAGCCGACGCGCTTCTGCGTGGAGTTCAGCACCAGCGGTGGGGTGGCGGTGCGGGAAGACGAGGTCCGGACCAAACTGGCGGCGCTGACCGAGGAGGCGGAGATCGATATCGCGTTCCAGCACGATTCGGTGTTCCGGCGAAACCGGCGGCTGGTGGCATTCGATATGGATTCGACGCTGATCCAGGGCGAGGTGATCGACGAACTGGCGCGCGAGGCGGGCGTGGGCGAGCAGGTGCGGGCGATTACGGAGTCGGCCATGCGGGGCGAGCTGGATTTCCAGGCGAGCTTCCGGAGACGCGTGGCGCTGTTGAAGGGTCTGCCGGAGGAGGCGCTGCAGCGGGTGATCGAGCGGATCCCGTTGACCGATGGCGCGGAGCGGCTGGTGTCCACTCTGAAGAGGCTGGGGTACAAGACGGCGATCCTGTCGGGCGGGTTCACATTCTTCGGGCGGGTGCTGCAGCAGCGGCTGGGGATCGATTCGCTGCATGCGAACACGCTGGCCATCGCCGGGGGCGTGGTGACGGGCGAAGTGGTGGACGACGTGGTGGACGGGGCCCGGAAAGCGCAGCTTCTGCAGGATCTGGCGCGACGGGAGGGACTGAGCCTGGAGCAGGTGATCGCGGTGGGCGACGGAGCGAACGATCTGCCGATGCTGCGGCTGGCCGGACTGGGGATTGCGTTCCGCGCCAAGCCGGTGGTGCGGGCCAACGCGAAGCAGGCGCTGAACAGTTTAGGACTGGATGGAATTCTTTATCTCGTCGGAGTTCGCGACCGGGAGGTATGA
- a CDS encoding ribonuclease T2, translating into MKRLLCLGLLAASVLPGAERDKKIGEPGQFDYYLMSLSWSPAYCAGRTSKPNDPQCGTGRSFSFVLHGLWPQYTAPRQGSGWPQFCTTDRGLSDPKTMLDVMPSLSLINHEWTRHGTCSGLNADNYFKTARKAFESVKVPARFQAPKEYFTISPGEVKKEFLQANPGMTAGMVAISCSANFLSEVRVCLDKDLKPVPCTGQRECKAKSVRVPPVR; encoded by the coding sequence ATGAAACGCCTGCTGTGTCTGGGGTTGTTGGCCGCTTCGGTCCTCCCTGGGGCCGAACGCGATAAGAAAATCGGAGAACCCGGCCAGTTCGACTACTATCTGATGAGCCTGTCCTGGTCGCCTGCCTATTGCGCCGGCCGAACCAGCAAACCAAACGATCCGCAGTGCGGCACCGGCCGCAGCTTTTCCTTTGTCCTCCACGGACTCTGGCCGCAATACACCGCTCCGCGCCAAGGCAGCGGCTGGCCGCAGTTCTGCACTACCGACAGGGGGCTGTCCGACCCCAAAACGATGCTCGATGTCATGCCATCCCTGTCTCTGATCAACCATGAGTGGACCCGCCACGGCACCTGCAGCGGCCTGAACGCCGACAACTACTTCAAAACCGCCCGCAAGGCATTCGAGAGCGTCAAGGTGCCCGCCCGGTTCCAGGCTCCAAAGGAGTACTTCACCATCAGTCCCGGCGAAGTGAAGAAGGAGTTCCTGCAGGCCAACCCCGGCATGACGGCCGGCATGGTCGCCATCTCGTGCAGCGCCAACTTTCTCAGTGAAGTGCGAGTCTGCCTCGACAAAGACTTGAAGCCGGTCCCCTGTACGGGACAGCGCGAATGTAAGGCGAAGTCCGTTCGGGTCCCGCCGGTGCGCTAA
- the asnB gene encoding asparagine synthase (glutamine-hydrolyzing) translates to MERYSLSWEFVCGIAGYTKLDHPVERGRIDRVVQTIHHRGPDHQGTHESDLIALGNARLSIIDLAQGNQPIFARNGDLVIVYNGEVYNHAEVRRELEGLGHHFETHSDTEVVLKAFMQWDTQSFAKLRGMFAIAIWSESTRRLVLARDRMGIKPLYLFHRGRDLYFGSELKTILEHPEIPRKLDLNGLSYYLSLNYVPAPYTLIEGLEKLLPGEYLEWQNGFIHRSPYWSIQFKPDASITLEDAKQELDRLLRLSIREHLISDVPLGVWASGGLDSSAVLHYAAQEIPKLNTFSVSFSGHGHDESEYFRQVAAQYGTNHNEFDLNPEKELVDAIGKISYYSDEPSADAGALPVWFLSEMTRRHVTVALSGEGADELFGGYLTYVADGYAAQAQKYPRWLRRLGLGVARMLPVSDEKIGFEYKAKRFLEGSLLKPTEAHLFWNGSFNEQTKRALYEARRYPNPGELINTLPTEAFSSGELNKFLWLDQRYYLADDILYKCDRMSMAHSLEVRPPFLDHRIVEFAGRLPESLKIQGGSLKHVLRELMRDKLPPAVLTRKKEGFDIPAHRWFRGALRPLMEETLSKANVDATGLFRSEVIEKVKRDHVGRRANLGYQLWGLLTLFLWMKRWKVETAT, encoded by the coding sequence ATGGAGCGGTATTCGCTATCCTGGGAGTTTGTGTGTGGAATCGCAGGTTATACCAAGCTGGATCACCCCGTCGAGCGTGGGCGCATCGACCGGGTTGTACAGACCATTCATCACCGGGGCCCGGACCATCAGGGGACGCATGAGTCCGATCTGATCGCGCTGGGCAACGCCCGGCTTTCCATCATCGATCTGGCCCAGGGCAATCAACCGATTTTCGCGCGAAACGGCGATCTGGTGATCGTCTACAACGGCGAGGTGTACAACCACGCCGAGGTGCGGCGCGAGTTGGAAGGGCTGGGCCACCACTTCGAAACGCACAGCGACACCGAGGTGGTGTTAAAGGCGTTCATGCAGTGGGATACGCAGAGCTTCGCGAAGCTGCGGGGCATGTTCGCCATCGCGATCTGGAGCGAGTCGACGCGGCGGCTGGTGCTGGCGCGCGACCGCATGGGCATCAAGCCGCTCTACCTGTTCCATCGCGGGCGCGATCTGTACTTCGGCTCCGAGCTGAAGACGATTCTGGAGCATCCGGAGATCCCGCGAAAGCTCGATCTCAACGGCCTGAGCTACTACCTCTCGCTGAACTATGTGCCGGCCCCGTACACGCTGATCGAGGGTCTGGAGAAGCTGCTGCCCGGCGAGTATCTGGAGTGGCAGAACGGGTTCATTCACCGGTCGCCCTACTGGTCGATCCAGTTCAAGCCGGACGCGTCGATCACGCTGGAGGACGCCAAGCAGGAACTGGACAGGCTGCTGCGGTTGTCGATCAGGGAGCATCTGATCTCGGACGTGCCGCTGGGCGTGTGGGCAAGCGGCGGGTTGGACTCGTCGGCGGTGCTGCACTACGCGGCGCAGGAGATTCCGAAGCTCAATACGTTCTCGGTGTCGTTCAGCGGACATGGCCACGACGAGAGCGAGTACTTCCGCCAGGTGGCGGCGCAGTACGGGACGAACCACAACGAGTTCGACCTGAATCCAGAGAAAGAACTAGTCGACGCGATTGGGAAGATCAGCTACTACTCGGATGAGCCGTCGGCCGACGCGGGCGCGCTGCCGGTCTGGTTCCTGTCGGAGATGACGCGGCGGCACGTGACCGTGGCGCTGAGCGGCGAAGGCGCGGACGAGCTATTCGGCGGGTATCTGACTTATGTCGCCGACGGGTATGCGGCACAGGCACAGAAGTATCCGCGCTGGCTGCGGAGGCTGGGACTGGGCGTGGCGCGGATGCTGCCGGTGTCCGACGAAAAGATCGGCTTCGAGTACAAGGCCAAGCGGTTTCTCGAAGGCTCGCTGCTGAAGCCAACCGAGGCGCACCTGTTCTGGAACGGCAGCTTCAACGAGCAGACGAAGCGCGCGTTGTATGAGGCGCGGCGGTATCCGAATCCGGGCGAGTTGATCAATACGCTGCCAACCGAGGCGTTTTCCAGCGGTGAGTTGAACAAATTCCTGTGGCTGGACCAGCGCTACTACCTAGCCGATGACATTCTCTATAAGTGCGACCGGATGTCGATGGCGCACTCGTTGGAAGTGCGTCCGCCATTCCTGGATCACCGCATTGTCGAATTCGCCGGGCGGCTGCCGGAATCGTTGAAGATTCAGGGCGGATCGCTGAAGCACGTGCTGCGCGAGTTGATGCGCGATAAGCTGCCGCCGGCCGTGCTGACACGCAAGAAGGAAGGCTTCGACATCCCGGCGCACCGCTGGTTCCGGGGCGCGCTGCGGCCACTGATGGAAGAGACGCTGTCGAAGGCGAACGTCGACGCCACGGGGCTGTTCCGCAGTGAAGTGATCGAAAAAGTGAAGCGCGACCATGTGGGCCGGCGCGCCAACCTCGGTTATCAGTTGTGGGGTCTGCTGACGTTGTTCCTATGGATGAAAAGATGGAAAGTCGAAACCGCTACCTAA
- a CDS encoding glycosyltransferase family 39 protein: MESRNRYLIAFVLLAAAAIYIPTLLAPPHLMDDVDAVQAQIARNMLDSGDWVSARLDGVLYLEKSPLKYWMMACSYAVFGVHDWAARLPVVLSILALTALIFFMGRWAFSEQAGFYAALAFSTCIGLFLFTRILIPDIILTGTIALALWGLLRALDAQEERPRLWAAIMAVSMGVGLLLKGLIALVFPVASGVLYLLFSGLFFQWRTWQRLRPFSGTLLILLVAAPWHILATLRNPPYFDFSMTSGPGNYRGFFWFYFFNEHILRFLNRRWPRDYNTVPRYLFWLFHLLWFFPWSIYLPRLVKFNYRGAGRAEQMRMLCLCWIGFILIFFTFSTTQEYYSMPTYPAFALLIGCAMAERSDYARHATKALAVISGLAFAAIGFILVNVWNLPTPGDISQALTQNPDMYTLSLGHMGDLTLKSFAYLKTPLVMAGLAFLCGTLVTLHYRERMTHYGLALMMVLFLNAARVAMKTFDPYLSSQPIAARLTASQPGLVIFGDQYYNFSSVFFYANLKQALLLNGRYNNLEYGSYAPGAPNVFVDDAQLRAYWHAPQRAYLILEGPKLPAIESLLGKQDLHLVLESGGKYLFVNQQP, encoded by the coding sequence ATGGAAAGTCGAAACCGCTACCTAATCGCCTTTGTGCTGCTGGCGGCGGCGGCTATTTACATTCCGACGCTGCTGGCTCCGCCGCATCTGATGGACGACGTGGACGCGGTGCAGGCGCAGATTGCGCGCAACATGCTGGATTCCGGCGACTGGGTATCGGCGCGGCTGGACGGCGTGCTGTACCTGGAGAAGTCGCCGCTGAAGTATTGGATGATGGCGTGCTCGTATGCGGTGTTCGGAGTGCACGACTGGGCGGCGCGTCTCCCGGTGGTCCTCTCGATTCTGGCGCTGACCGCACTCATCTTCTTCATGGGCCGCTGGGCGTTCTCTGAGCAGGCCGGCTTCTACGCGGCTTTGGCGTTCTCGACATGCATCGGGCTGTTCCTGTTCACGCGCATCCTGATCCCGGACATCATCCTCACGGGCACCATCGCACTGGCGTTGTGGGGGCTGCTGCGGGCGCTGGATGCCCAGGAAGAGCGCCCCCGGCTGTGGGCCGCGATCATGGCGGTTTCGATGGGCGTGGGGCTGCTGCTGAAGGGTCTGATCGCCCTCGTCTTCCCAGTGGCGTCCGGTGTGCTGTATCTGTTGTTCTCGGGGTTGTTCTTTCAATGGAGAACATGGCAGCGGCTGCGGCCCTTCTCGGGCACGCTGCTGATCCTGCTGGTGGCGGCTCCGTGGCACATTCTGGCAACGCTACGGAATCCGCCGTACTTCGACTTCTCGATGACCTCGGGTCCGGGCAACTACCGCGGCTTCTTCTGGTTCTACTTTTTCAACGAACACATTCTGCGCTTCCTGAACCGCCGGTGGCCGCGCGACTACAATACGGTGCCGCGCTATCTGTTCTGGCTCTTCCACTTGCTGTGGTTCTTCCCGTGGTCCATCTATCTGCCGCGGCTGGTGAAGTTCAACTATCGCGGCGCGGGCCGGGCCGAGCAGATGCGGATGCTGTGCCTGTGCTGGATCGGCTTCATCCTGATCTTCTTCACCTTCTCGACGACACAGGAATACTATTCGATGCCGACGTATCCGGCGTTCGCGCTGCTCATCGGCTGTGCCATGGCCGAACGGAGCGACTACGCGCGGCACGCCACCAAGGCGCTGGCGGTGATCTCGGGACTGGCGTTCGCCGCCATCGGCTTCATCCTGGTGAATGTTTGGAATCTGCCGACGCCGGGCGACATCTCACAGGCGCTGACGCAGAACCCGGATATGTACACGCTCTCGCTGGGGCATATGGGCGACCTGACCTTGAAGTCATTCGCTTATCTGAAAACGCCGCTGGTGATGGCGGGTCTCGCGTTCCTCTGCGGAACGCTGGTCACGCTGCACTACCGTGAGCGGATGACGCACTACGGGCTGGCGCTGATGATGGTGCTGTTCCTGAATGCGGCGCGGGTGGCGATGAAGACCTTTGATCCCTATCTGAGCTCGCAACCGATTGCGGCGCGGTTGACAGCCTCGCAGCCGGGGCTCGTTATTTTCGGTGATCAGTATTACAATTTCAGCTCGGTCTTCTTTTACGCCAACTTAAAACAAGCTCTGCTGCTGAACGGCCGGTACAATAACCTGGAGTACGGCTCTTATGCGCCCGGCGCACCGAACGTCTTTGTCGATGACGCGCAGTTGCGTGCCTACTGGCACGCTCCGCAGCGCGCCTACCTGATCCTCGAAGGCCCCAAACTACCGGCCATTGAATCGCTGCTCGGCAAGCAAGACCTCCATCTCGTTCTGGAAAGCGGAGGCAAGTACCTGTTCGTGAACCAGCAACCATGA
- a CDS encoding glycosyltransferase family 1 protein, with protein MKVMIDATALLLRSAGVKSVLYHWILAMRELAGGKSIRVYPPMPEIGGLDHQQSVTSQWATIRGISMAVLNQRLGLPFPALAARGMDVFHCSNQVRTPPRRMKLTATVHDLTCWKMPELHTAANVTADKRYAERVLCRADGLIAVSEHTRKDAIEMLGIHPDKIVAIPNGISESYFDLAGPPVRSKPYVLTVGTIEPRKNIDGLLDAWALMREDLRQAYDLLIVGPAGWSSEKTIARLQAVPEGIRWLGYVAEDDLPKLTRGATLLAYPSLYEGFGLPLAQAMAAGVPCVTSNVSSMPEVTGDAARLVDPRSPSEIRDAITALLENPEERQWRGQAGRQRALERYRWSRIAARSLDFFQDVITS; from the coding sequence ATGAAGGTGATGATCGACGCCACTGCGCTGCTGTTGCGCAGCGCGGGTGTGAAGAGCGTGCTCTACCACTGGATTCTCGCCATGCGGGAACTGGCCGGCGGCAAGTCGATCCGCGTGTACCCACCGATGCCCGAGATCGGCGGCCTGGATCATCAGCAGAGCGTGACGTCGCAGTGGGCCACAATTCGCGGCATCTCGATGGCGGTGCTCAACCAGAGGCTGGGCCTGCCCTTCCCCGCCCTGGCGGCGCGCGGCATGGACGTGTTTCATTGCTCCAACCAGGTGCGGACCCCGCCGCGGCGCATGAAGCTGACGGCCACAGTACACGACCTCACCTGCTGGAAGATGCCGGAACTGCACACGGCCGCCAACGTCACCGCCGATAAGCGCTATGCCGAACGCGTGCTGTGCCGGGCCGACGGGCTCATCGCGGTGAGTGAACATACCCGCAAGGACGCCATCGAAATGCTGGGGATTCACCCTGACAAGATCGTGGCGATCCCGAACGGAATCAGCGAGAGCTACTTCGATCTGGCGGGCCCGCCGGTACGGTCGAAGCCCTATGTGCTGACGGTGGGGACCATCGAGCCACGCAAGAACATCGACGGGTTGCTGGATGCCTGGGCGCTGATGCGCGAGGACCTGCGGCAGGCCTACGACCTGCTTATCGTCGGGCCGGCGGGCTGGTCGTCGGAGAAGACCATCGCGCGGCTGCAGGCGGTGCCGGAAGGAATCCGCTGGCTGGGCTATGTGGCCGAAGACGACCTACCGAAGTTGACGCGCGGCGCCACGCTGCTGGCCTATCCCTCACTCTATGAAGGCTTCGGCCTGCCGCTGGCACAGGCGATGGCGGCGGGGGTGCCTTGTGTCACGTCGAACGTCAGCTCGATGCCCGAGGTGACAGGTGACGCGGCGCGACTGGTGGACCCGCGCAGCCCATCGGAGATTCGCGATGCCATCACCGCGCTGCTGGAGAATCCGGAGGAGCGGCAATGGCGCGGGCAGGCAGGGCGGCAGCGCGCGCTGGAGCGCTACCGCTGGTCGAGGATCGCGGCGCGCAGCCTGGACTTCTTCCAGGACGTGATCACGAGCTGA
- a CDS encoding ABC transporter permease: MTWLNRLIRHNEVERGLDKELRFHFDGMVQDLCAQGVPRDEALRQARLQFGGLEQVKEECRDARGTRWVEDLGADLRYATRALRKSPGFTLVAVASLALGIGANTAVFSILDHLMLRLLPGVQAPRELSALARSGGKELDFRFSWPLFEKMRAAVPAGSSMAAMTPMTTLNLAVSGAAAEPVRGQLVSGGYFQMLGVRPAAGRVLSPQDNQRLGGHPVAVISYGYWLRRFARDGSVVGRVVTVNGAAMTIVGVAAEGFLGVMPGDNAEVWVPLLMQQEVHYASNANMNDADTNKPWPSQRGISWLLAFVRIPTGLPAEPAAQRFSAELHADNQLLAGLAEDPAWRAQMEKQRVVLEPAGKGLSDLREAVSAPLSVLMVTVGLVLMIACANIANLLLARASSRRREFAVRLSIGAGRGRLIRQLLTESTLLALLGGVAGLLTGVWLKDVLLRMTENGQPTVGPGLEVPMNWHVLAFTALLCLGAGLLFGLAPALRSTRADLASDLKSGSRTAGPDGAAHGRRWTLGKLLVVGQVAVCLVLLVGATLFALTLRNLSTVDTGFQREHVLAVRIDPRTAGFALERLPALYQELLRQVEAVPGVRTASLSLYSPLSGSARSSGFNIPGLPETPGDSRVMQVNVATPGLFAAYGIQFLQGRGFTPADEAKAPPVAVINEAMARKYFDGPNAAVGRKFKEGGGAKSPAFTIVGVVRDVRMNDLREPVSPMAWFPLAQNPEEYVRSLDVRTTGDPELMASTIRAVVNRAAPALPVRSAVALTRQVENSLSRESFVARLTAAFAAIALLLACLGLYGVMAYTVSRRTAELGLRSALGATRSHVLWLVLRETLGMALVGAVLGLGLTVACMRLAAKLLYGLSPDDPFTLAAACLVLIATAMLAGYLPARRASRVDPVVALRCE, encoded by the coding sequence ATGACCTGGTTGAATCGCCTTATACGGCACAACGAAGTGGAGCGGGGTCTCGACAAGGAACTGCGCTTCCACTTCGACGGCATGGTGCAGGACCTGTGTGCCCAAGGGGTCCCGCGCGACGAGGCACTGCGCCAGGCGCGTCTCCAGTTCGGTGGGCTCGAGCAGGTGAAGGAAGAGTGCCGCGACGCGCGCGGCACGCGTTGGGTGGAGGACCTGGGCGCCGATCTGCGCTATGCCACGCGCGCCCTGCGCAAGAGTCCCGGTTTCACACTGGTCGCCGTGGCTTCCCTCGCCTTGGGTATCGGCGCGAACACCGCGGTCTTCAGTATTCTCGATCACCTGATGCTGCGCTTGCTGCCTGGCGTGCAGGCGCCGCGGGAACTCTCGGCGCTGGCCCGCTCTGGCGGCAAGGAACTGGACTTCCGCTTCTCCTGGCCTCTGTTTGAGAAGATGCGCGCTGCTGTGCCCGCCGGTTCGTCCATGGCCGCGATGACGCCGATGACGACGCTCAATCTGGCGGTGTCGGGCGCCGCCGCCGAGCCCGTTCGCGGACAGTTAGTGTCAGGCGGCTACTTTCAGATGTTGGGCGTGCGGCCGGCCGCGGGCCGTGTGCTGAGCCCCCAGGACAATCAGAGACTGGGCGGACACCCGGTGGCGGTGATCAGCTACGGCTACTGGCTGCGGCGCTTCGCGCGGGATGGCAGCGTCGTCGGGCGGGTCGTCACCGTCAACGGCGCGGCGATGACCATCGTGGGCGTCGCAGCCGAAGGCTTTCTGGGCGTGATGCCCGGCGACAATGCCGAGGTCTGGGTACCGCTGCTGATGCAGCAGGAGGTGCATTATGCCTCCAATGCGAACATGAACGACGCCGACACGAACAAGCCCTGGCCGTCGCAGAGGGGCATTAGTTGGCTGCTCGCCTTTGTCCGCATCCCCACGGGGCTTCCGGCCGAGCCGGCCGCGCAGCGCTTTTCCGCGGAGCTGCATGCCGACAACCAACTGCTGGCGGGCCTGGCGGAGGATCCGGCCTGGCGGGCGCAGATGGAAAAGCAGAGAGTGGTTCTGGAACCAGCCGGCAAAGGGCTCTCTGATCTACGCGAAGCCGTCAGTGCGCCGCTGAGCGTGTTGATGGTCACAGTCGGGTTGGTGCTGATGATCGCCTGCGCCAACATCGCCAACTTACTGCTGGCGCGGGCGTCCAGCCGCCGCAGGGAGTTCGCCGTGCGTCTGTCCATCGGCGCGGGCCGCGGCCGCCTGATCCGCCAGTTGCTTACCGAGAGTACGCTGCTGGCCCTGCTGGGCGGCGTTGCGGGCCTGCTCACCGGCGTCTGGCTGAAAGACGTTTTGCTGCGCATGACGGAGAACGGTCAACCAACCGTGGGACCAGGATTGGAGGTGCCGATGAACTGGCACGTGCTGGCCTTCACGGCGCTGCTATGCCTGGGGGCCGGCCTGCTGTTCGGCCTTGCTCCAGCGCTACGCTCCACACGAGCCGACCTGGCTTCAGACCTCAAATCGGGCTCCCGTACGGCCGGCCCCGACGGAGCGGCCCACGGCCGCCGCTGGACCCTCGGCAAACTGCTCGTGGTGGGCCAGGTGGCTGTCTGCCTGGTGTTGCTGGTGGGCGCAACTCTGTTCGCGCTGACGCTGAGGAATCTCTCCACCGTGGATACGGGCTTCCAGCGGGAGCACGTTCTGGCGGTCCGTATCGATCCGCGCACCGCCGGCTTCGCGCTGGAGCGCCTACCCGCCCTCTACCAGGAGTTGCTGCGTCAGGTGGAGGCCGTCCCCGGTGTGCGGACCGCCTCGCTTTCGCTGTATAGCCCACTCAGCGGGTCGGCACGATCCAGCGGATTCAACATCCCCGGCTTGCCCGAAACGCCCGGCGACTCGCGCGTCATGCAGGTGAACGTCGCCACGCCCGGCCTGTTCGCCGCCTACGGCATCCAGTTCCTGCAGGGCCGCGGCTTCACTCCGGCCGACGAGGCAAAGGCCCCGCCAGTGGCAGTGATCAACGAAGCCATGGCACGCAAATACTTCGATGGGCCCAACGCGGCCGTGGGCCGTAAGTTCAAGGAAGGCGGAGGAGCCAAGAGCCCCGCGTTCACGATCGTCGGCGTCGTGCGCGACGTAAGGATGAACGACCTGCGCGAGCCCGTGTCGCCGATGGCCTGGTTCCCCTTGGCGCAAAATCCGGAGGAGTACGTCCGCAGCCTGGATGTCCGTACAACCGGCGATCCCGAATTGATGGCGTCCACCATCCGTGCCGTCGTAAACCGAGCCGCGCCCGCGCTGCCGGTGCGTAGCGCCGTCGCCCTGACCCGCCAGGTGGAAAACTCCCTGAGCCGCGAGTCGTTCGTCGCTCGCCTTACCGCCGCCTTTGCGGCCATCGCTCTACTGCTGGCGTGCCTTGGTCTCTACGGCGTGATGGCCTACACGGTCTCGCGGCGTACGGCTGAGTTGGGCCTGCGTTCCGCCCTGGGCGCGACGCGCAGTCATGTGCTGTGGCTGGTGCTGCGCGAAACGCTGGGCATGGCGCTCGTCGGCGCGGTCCTTGGACTCGGGTTGACCGTCGCCTGCATGCGCCTCGCCGCCAAGCTCCTCTACGGACTATCGCCCGACGACCCATTCACGTTAGCGGCGGCCTGCCTGGTTCTCATCGCCACGGCGATGCTGGCCGGTTACCTGCCGGCGCGCAGGGCGTCGCGTGTCGATCCGGTAGTCGCTCTGCGCTGCGAGTAG
- a CDS encoding PadR family transcriptional regulator, with product MQEPRKSDLLQGTLDMLILKIVQFGPIHGYGIAQRIQQISKEALQVQQGSLYPALHRLENKGLLAADWRASDSGREAKFYTLTKQGRQQLDAETAHWERMTEAVGLILRTVE from the coding sequence ATGCAGGAACCCCGTAAATCCGACCTTCTCCAGGGCACGCTGGACATGCTCATTCTCAAGATCGTGCAGTTCGGCCCCATCCACGGCTATGGCATCGCCCAACGCATCCAGCAGATCTCCAAGGAGGCGCTGCAGGTGCAACAGGGCTCGCTCTATCCGGCCTTGCACAGGCTGGAGAACAAGGGACTGCTGGCCGCCGACTGGCGCGCATCCGACAGCGGCCGCGAAGCCAAGTTCTACACCCTCACCAAACAGGGCCGGCAGCAACTGGACGCCGAGACCGCCCATTGGGAGCGGATGACCGAGGCCGTTGGCCTCATCCTGCGGACGGTGGAATAG
- a CDS encoding BrnA antitoxin family protein, which produces MKDRYDFSKGTRGRVLPPETEPEGKTRITIRIDQDTLDRFLKMAEEAGGATGYQTLINAALREYVEGKAPRFEDTLRRIIREELKSSAA; this is translated from the coding sequence ATGAAGGATCGATACGATTTCAGCAAGGGGACACGGGGCAGGGTGCTTCCACCGGAAACGGAACCCGAGGGCAAAACTCGAATCACGATCCGGATCGATCAGGACACCCTGGACCGCTTCCTGAAAATGGCGGAAGAGGCCGGCGGCGCGACCGGCTATCAGACCTTGATCAACGCGGCCCTGCGGGAATATGTCGAGGGGAAAGCACCACGATTCGAAGACACGTTACGGCGCATCATTCGTGAAGAGTTGAAGTCGAGTGCCGCTTGA